The DNA sequence CGGGCAACGGCTATGTCATCTTGGCTGCGAAGGTCACTCTGAGCGACCAGATGAGCGCTTCAGGGGCGGTCCTGCGCTTCGCGGAGATAAAAGGTGCAGGAGAGGTGCTGCTGAACGGTGTTCCGACAGGCCACAAGGCTACGGTGTCGCCCGGACCGCTGGATATCGCCATTCCTGTTGGATTGAGGGATATGGCCGTAGCTCTGGTGTTGAGCGCGACAGGCGGGCAGCCGGTCGGCCTGTCCGGGCCGGTGTTCCTGCGTGCAGCGCAATAAATCGGGTAGGAGGGGACAAGCGATGGCAATGACGGCACGGAAAAAGATCTGGTGCGTGGTGAAATGGATTATCGGGATTGCCATATTGGCATTTCTCGGTTTCCTGGCCATGATCCTGTTCGCCCTCGGCCCTGGAAATTTCGGCCGGCTCGTTCTCGGCATCGGCGTGAGCTTCGACAAGACACCGCCGAAGCTGCCCGCGAAGCTTCCGGGCAACGCCATCCTTATCTTTTCCAAAACGAATGGTTTTCGCGATAGCCCTCAGATCGCGGCTGCGAACCGTGCGCTGGAGGAGATTGCGCGGCAACGCGGCTGGAGCAGCTACACGACCGAAAATGCGGCGATATTCAACCCGGCGCAGCTCGCCCGGTTCAAGGTCGTGGTGTGGAGCAGTGTCAGTGGTGACGTGCTGACCCCCGATCAGCGCGCCGCTTTCCGCACATGGCTGGAAAAGGGCGGTGGCTTTGTCGGGCTGCACGGCGCTGGCGGCGATCCGCAATATGCCTGGCGCTGGTATGTGGATGATCTGATAGGCACGCAATTTGTCGGTCACATCATGGACCCGCAGTTCCAGACCGCGACATTGGTGGTAGAGGATCGGACCCATCCCGCCACCCGACATCTTGCCCCGACATGGCGGCGCAGCGATGAGTGGTATTCCTTTGTGTCCAGTCCCCGCAACAAGGGCTATCGCATCCTCG is a window from the Sphingobium sp. CAP-1 genome containing:
- a CDS encoding ThuA domain-containing protein; translated protein: MTARKKIWCVVKWIIGIAILAFLGFLAMILFALGPGNFGRLVLGIGVSFDKTPPKLPAKLPGNAILIFSKTNGFRDSPQIAAANRALEEIARQRGWSSYTTENAAIFNPAQLARFKVVVWSSVSGDVLTPDQRAAFRTWLEKGGGFVGLHGAGGDPQYAWRWYVDDLIGTQFVGHIMDPQFQTATLVVEDRTHPATRHLAPTWRRSDEWYSFVSSPRNKGYRILVTIDEKSYRPEQRLLPFTRPRDIRMGSDHPMVWTHCVGDGRAFYSALGHQVAAYGEPLHRQMIAGAIAWAAGLEGPGCAGGRQVNP